A genomic region of Raphanus sativus cultivar WK10039 chromosome 6, ASM80110v3, whole genome shotgun sequence contains the following coding sequences:
- the LOC108805615 gene encoding probable arabinosyltransferase ARAD1: protein MAMPEKNGSTIGYVARNFLLCLFIFTTVLFALSCYFVLRSTAHNRFLSSTFQSKSFPHDPTSKGLKKDDCRCNDKKKTTTGPLKVYMYDMDPEFHFGLLNWKPDKKSSSVWPDVQKYIPPYPGGLNLQHSIEYWLTLDLLASEYPNAPPRPIAAKRVHNSTEADVIFVPFFSSLSYNRFSKVNPHQKTSRNKDLQGKLVAFLTGREEWKRSGGRDHVVLAHHPNSMLDARNKLFPAMFILSDFGRYPPTVANVEKDVVAPYKHVIKTYENDTSGFDSRPILLYFQGAIYRKDGGFVRQELFYLLQDEKDVHFSFGSVRNGGVNKASQGMHSSKFCLNIAGDTPSSNRLFDAIASHCVPVIISDDIELPFEDVIDYSEFSVFVRTSDALRENFLVNLIRGITKEEWTRMWNRLKEVEKFYEFHFPSRVDDAVQMIWQAIARKVPGVKMRIHKSRRYSGSVSETGKESRWLSLIPRSFW, encoded by the exons aTGGCAATGCCGGAGAAGAACGGTTCCACGATCGGGTACGTAGCCCGAAACTTCCTCCTCTGCCTATTCATCTTCACAACGGTCCTCTTCGCTCTCTCTTGCTACTTCGTGCTGCGTTCCACTGCTCACAACCGCTTCCTCAGCTCCACATTCCAATCCAAATCATTCCCACACGATCCCACCTCCAAAGGTCTAAAGAAAGATGACTGTAGATGCAACGacaagaagaaaacaacaacaggTCCTCTCAAGGTTTACATGTACGACATGGATCCGGAGTTCCACTTCGGTCTGTTAAATTGGAAACCTGACAAGAAGAGTAGTAGTGTATGGCCTGATGTTCAGAAATACATACCTCCTTACCCTGGTGGGTTGAATCTGCAGCACAGCATTGAGTACTGGCTCACCTTGGATCTTCTCGCCTCTGAGTACCCAAACGCTCCTCCTAGACCCATTGCCGCCAAAAGAGTTCACAACTCCACCGAAGCCGATGTTATCTTCGTCCCCTTTTTCTCCTCTCTGAGCTACAACCGCTTCTCCAAGGTGAATCCTCACCAGAAAACCAGCAGGAACAAGGATCTGCAAGGTAAGCTCGTCGCCTTCTTGACCGGGCGAGAGGAGTGGAAGAGATCCGGTGGGAGAGACCATGTGGTTCTTGCTCATCACCCCAATAGCATGCTGGACGCTAGAAACAAGCTCTTCCCTGCGATGTTTATACTCTCTGACTTCGGAAGGTATCCTCCTACCGTCGCAAACGTTGAGAAAGATGTCGTCGCGCCTTATAAGCATGTCATTAAAACATACGAAAACGATACCTCTGGTTTCGATAGCAGACCCATCCTGCTTTACTTTCAGGGTGCCATCTACAGGAAAGAT GGTGGGTTTGTGCGTCAGGAGTTATTCTACCTGTTGCAAGACGAGAAAGACGTGCATTTCTCGTTCGGGAGCGTGAGAAACGGAGGCGTAAACAAAGCAAGCCAAGGAATGCACAGCTCCAAGTTCTGCCTCAACATCGCCGGTGACACTCCTTCGTCTAACCGCTTATTCGACGCCATCGCGAGCCACTGCGTGCCTGTCATCATCAGCGACGACATCGAGCTTCCTTTCGAGGACGTTATCGATTACTCTGAGTTCTCGGTGTTTGTTCGCACCTCCGACGCCTTGAGAGAGAACTTTCTGGTTAACTTGATCAGGGGAATCACCAAGGAGGAGTGGACGAGGATGTGGAATAGGTTGAAGGAAGTGGAGAAGTTCTATGAGTTCCATTTTCCGTCGAGGGTGGATGATGCGGTCCAGATGATATGGCAAGCGATTGCACGCAAAGTTCCTGGTGTTAAAATGAGGATTCACAAGTCGAGAAGGTACTCTGGGTCTGTTTCTGAGACAGGGAAAGAGTCAAGATGGTTGTCATTGATACCTCGGAGTTTCTGGTGA
- the LOC130496877 gene encoding 40S ribosomal protein S14-2-like — translation MGNTKVIAAVYGTREIQYKSQQKNGHVLVLCDDCLLFLLLDLAIAMLAAQDVAQRCKELGITSMHVKLRATGPGAQSALRALARSGIKIGRIEDVTP, via the exons ATGGGTAATACAAAAGTAATTGCGGCTGTTTATGGCACAAGAGAG ATTCAATACAAAAGCCAACAAAAGAATGGTCATGTATTG GTACTCTGTGATGATTGCCTTCTCTTTTTGCTTCTTGATCTAGCTATAG CTATGCTTGCTGCACAAGACGTTGCTCAGAGATGCAAGGAGCTTGGAATCACCTCAATGCACGTGAAGCTCCGTGCCACTGGTCCTGGTGCTCAGTCTGCTCTCAGAGCTCTTGCCCGTTCTGGCATCAAAATTGGCCGCATTG AGGATGTTACTCCTTAG